A portion of the Sphaerochaeta pleomorpha str. Grapes genome contains these proteins:
- a CDS encoding helix-turn-helix domain-containing protein, which translates to MDFPNRLTTVKETAELLSISDCKVRDLIARPKTSHDYLPSHHIGAKVVLDPAEIKEWLSQR; encoded by the coding sequence ATGGATTTTCCAAACCGCCTTACAACAGTCAAAGAAACAGCTGAATTACTTTCGATTTCAGATTGCAAGGTAAGGGATCTTATTGCCCGCCCCAAGACCAGTCATGACTACCTTCCTTCTCATCACATTGGGGCAAAGGTAGTTCTTGATCCTGCGGAAATCAAGGAGTGGCTTTCACAACGGTAG
- a CDS encoding helix-turn-helix domain-containing protein, whose amino-acid sequence MLITTADAAKRLGVNRRTVLLWIQTRGIPAYRFSGCWRIDNNNLEK is encoded by the coding sequence ATGCTCATAACAACTGCTGATGCAGCCAAGCGCCTTGGAGTAAATCGCAGGACGGTACTCCTCTGGATCCAAACAAGAGGAATACCTGCTTACAGGTTCTCTGGATGCTGGCGGATTGATAATAACAATCTAGAGAAATAG
- a CDS encoding head GIN domain-containing protein — protein MKRVAMLLALATGDFGSNKRKRQVRTLPRFSSVTLNGLGTVHLHQGPQEVVITMDERLFDLFVTEVKGRVLHMGFSHWSLLRSLWFLFQTDKGRIDITLPEIEAVNVNGKGTVLSDPLTAESLEVALHGASSITLQGNVSKLRIVSTGAARFEGRHLVAERCSVKMNGSGRIEIEAKEKLNASVIGAGKLVYWGEPKVTVKTTGASTVKKGEDRK, from the coding sequence ATGAAACGTGTTGCTATGCTTCTGGCTCTTGCTACAGGTGACTTTGGTTCAAATAAGAGAAAGAGACAGGTCCGTACGTTGCCGAGGTTCTCTTCTGTCACGCTCAATGGGCTTGGTACGGTCCATTTGCATCAGGGACCCCAAGAAGTTGTAATAACCATGGATGAGAGGCTTTTCGATCTCTTTGTTACCGAAGTCAAAGGCAGGGTTTTGCATATGGGATTTTCCCATTGGAGTCTATTGAGAAGCCTCTGGTTCCTGTTTCAAACCGATAAGGGTCGTATTGACATCACGCTTCCCGAAATCGAAGCAGTCAATGTCAATGGGAAAGGAACTGTTCTTTCAGATCCCTTGACCGCAGAATCATTGGAGGTTGCTTTGCATGGAGCTTCATCCATTACCCTGCAAGGTAATGTTTCCAAATTACGAATAGTCAGCACTGGCGCTGCGCGGTTTGAAGGAAGGCACCTTGTTGCCGAGCGATGTTCGGTCAAAATGAATGGTTCCGGTAGGATTGAGATTGAGGCGAAAGAGAAACTGAATGCTTCTGTTATTGGGGCAGGGAAGTTGGTCTACTGGGGCGAACCCAAGGTGACTGTAAAGACAACCGGGGCAAGTACAGTCAAGAAGGGTGAAGATCGTAAGTAA